One genomic region from Campylobacter concisus encodes:
- the flhA gene encoding flagellar biosynthesis protein FlhA — protein sequence MAKQKNNILTLVAPFLAPIVKFKSLSIVGIIVAILAIIIVPLPSAVLDFFLALSISISVLIILISIYVPKPTDLSTFPTLILIVTLFRLSLNIATTRMILSEGHNGPEAVSEIISSFGNFVVGGNFVIGTIVFCILVLINFMVVTKGSTRVSEVQARFTLDAMPGKQMAIDADLNAGLIDEKTARERRQAIIGEANFYGAMDGSSKFIKGDAVAGIIITIINIIGGFAIGSFQHGLDMATSAQYYTILTIGDGLVSQIPGLITSTATAIIITRASKDDEDFAEGTLNQLLGDYKTLLIVGFILFMFALVPGLPTLSLGFIALLFLGLGYIIKQTKDGGLNLSLAPKDKTASKKAGAATQGGAGAAASGATTKVPKKSDEEIAREEETKINDILKLEILELDLGYGLLKLADVDLIERIRAMRRNIASSLGFLMPKIRIRDNLQLPPNEYRFKLKGIVIGQGEIYADKFLAMDSGLVSEDIEGIPTKEPAFGLDALWIDASVKEDAILSGYTIVDPASVISTHMSELIKQNAAELLTRQETQNLLDKLKIDYPVVVEDTLRIAPINLIQKVLKALLKDNIPIKDLLSILESISDIAEVSKNLDMIIEHVRAALSRVITSLYVDEKGQLNFYILDSAAQQKLMDAVQYKDGAYHLMINVAQTSSIVQALRHEKEKRPMSQHGEMVLCVEPSLRKFIANICANFAIDIVVLSFAEISANTPFETVGVIEIENL from the coding sequence TTGGCAAAGCAAAAAAATAATATCTTAACTCTTGTTGCGCCGTTTCTTGCGCCAATTGTTAAGTTTAAAAGCCTTAGCATCGTTGGTATCATTGTTGCCATCCTTGCTATCATCATCGTACCGCTTCCAAGCGCGGTGCTTGACTTTTTTCTGGCACTTTCTATTTCTATTTCTGTGCTTATAATTTTAATTTCGATTTATGTGCCAAAGCCAACCGATCTTAGTACATTTCCGACACTAATTCTTATCGTTACGCTTTTTCGCCTCTCGCTAAATATCGCAACCACACGTATGATCTTAAGCGAAGGTCATAACGGTCCAGAAGCGGTCAGTGAGATCATCTCAAGTTTTGGAAATTTCGTAGTTGGCGGCAACTTCGTTATCGGCACCATCGTCTTTTGTATCTTGGTTCTCATAAATTTCATGGTCGTAACAAAGGGCTCAACCCGTGTGAGCGAGGTGCAAGCGCGTTTTACACTTGATGCGATGCCTGGTAAGCAAATGGCGATAGATGCGGATCTAAACGCAGGTTTGATTGATGAAAAAACGGCGCGCGAAAGACGTCAAGCCATCATCGGCGAGGCAAATTTCTATGGCGCGATGGATGGTTCGTCTAAATTTATAAAAGGTGACGCCGTCGCTGGCATAATCATCACTATCATTAATATCATCGGTGGCTTTGCTATCGGCTCGTTTCAGCATGGCCTTGATATGGCGACATCGGCTCAGTATTATACGATCCTAACTATCGGTGATGGACTTGTGAGCCAGATCCCAGGGCTTATCACATCAACAGCGACTGCTATCATCATCACAAGGGCTAGCAAGGACGATGAGGACTTTGCAGAAGGCACGTTAAATCAGCTATTAGGGGATTATAAAACCTTACTGATAGTGGGCTTCATACTATTTATGTTTGCCCTTGTGCCAGGTCTGCCAACCCTATCTCTTGGCTTTATAGCACTGCTATTTTTGGGACTTGGCTACATCATCAAGCAGACCAAAGATGGCGGGCTAAATTTAAGCCTTGCGCCAAAAGACAAAACAGCTTCTAAAAAAGCTGGAGCCGCTACGCAAGGTGGAGCAGGGGCAGCTGCTAGTGGTGCCACTACTAAGGTGCCAAAGAAGAGCGACGAAGAGATCGCAAGAGAAGAAGAGACTAAGATAAACGACATCTTAAAGCTTGAAATTTTAGAGCTCGACCTAGGATATGGTCTGCTAAAGCTAGCTGACGTGGATCTCATTGAGAGGATTCGTGCTATGAGGCGAAACATCGCTTCAAGTCTTGGCTTCTTGATGCCAAAGATAAGGATCCGCGACAACCTTCAACTACCGCCAAACGAGTATCGCTTTAAGCTAAAAGGTATCGTGATCGGTCAGGGTGAAATTTATGCTGATAAATTTCTAGCGATGGATAGTGGCCTAGTTAGCGAAGATATCGAGGGAATTCCGACAAAAGAGCCAGCTTTTGGGCTGGACGCACTCTGGATCGATGCTAGCGTCAAAGAGGACGCCATACTTAGCGGCTACACGATAGTTGATCCTGCAAGCGTCATCTCAACGCACATGAGTGAGCTTATCAAGCAAAACGCAGCCGAGCTTCTAACCCGCCAAGAGACGCAAAATTTATTAGACAAACTAAAGATCGACTACCCAGTTGTGGTCGAGGATACGCTAAGGATCGCACCTATAAATTTGATCCAAAAGGTTTTAAAAGCGCTGCTTAAAGACAATATCCCGATCAAAGATCTGCTTAGTATACTTGAATCAATTAGCGATATCGCCGAGGTTAGTAAAAACCTAGATATGATCATCGAACATGTGCGCGCAGCACTCTCACGTGTCATCACTTCGCTTTATGTCGATGAGAAAGGTCAGCTAAATTTTTACATTTTAGATAGTGCCGCACAGCAAAAGCTTATGGACGCGGTGCAGTATAAAGACGGTGCGTATCATCTTATGATAAATGTGGCTCAAACTTCATCGATCGTTCAGGCTCTAAGGCATGAAAAAGAGAAACGTCCGATGAGTCAGCACGGTGAAATGGTGCTTTGTGTGGAGCCAAGTCTAAGAAAATTTATAGCAAATATCTGCGCAAATTTTGCCATCGACATCGTGGTGCTAAGCTTTGCTGAGATCTCGGCAAATACGCCATTTGAAACGGTTGGCGTCATAGAAATAGAAAATTTATAA
- a CDS encoding RrF2 family transcriptional regulator, which produces MLFTKASEYALLSLILISQKSSPVDVDTISNELKISKSFLAKILQNLAKDGILKSFKGANGGFALNNEPENLSIKKIIECAEKRELNVFECSSSADGCPSNKASSCQIWSMFSGLQSKIDEMLDAIKLSDIVKK; this is translated from the coding sequence ATGCTTTTTACAAAGGCAAGCGAATACGCTCTACTTTCACTTATTTTAATATCTCAAAAATCATCTCCAGTTGATGTTGATACGATCTCAAATGAACTTAAAATTTCAAAAAGCTTTTTAGCTAAAATTTTACAAAATCTTGCAAAAGATGGAATTTTAAAGTCGTTTAAAGGGGCAAATGGCGGTTTCGCGCTAAATAACGAACCTGAAAATTTAAGCATAAAAAAGATAATAGAGTGCGCTGAAAAACGTGAACTTAACGTCTTTGAGTGCTCATCTTCTGCGGATGGCTGTCCGTCAAATAAAGCCTCAAGCTGTCAAATTTGGTCGATGTTTAGCGGCCTTCAAAGCAAGATCGACGAGATGCTTGATGCGATAAAACTAAGTGATATCGTTAAGAAGTAA
- a CDS encoding aspartate carbamoyltransferase catalytic subunit: protein MGYKHKDLIGTRELSKEEILYFLEAAKEFKELNLSQVKKNDYLRGKTTINAFYENSTRTRTSFEIAAKRLGADTINFSSSSSSVTKGESLNDTMNNMAAMRSDIIVLRHPSSGAAKFAADRTEASVVNAGDGTNEHPSQALLDLFTLREHGKILDKNLNVAIIGDIARSRVARSDIWAMKKFGINLKLFAPRMMMPKDAEVFESRICKNMEEACEGSDVIIMLRIQLERGGADVAFPSSREYSKFFGLNKNRIKLAKPDAIVLHPGPINRGVELNSDVADGAHSVILNQVENGVAIRMAILNTLAKNRG from the coding sequence ATGGGCTACAAACATAAAGATTTGATAGGAACTAGAGAGCTTAGCAAGGAAGAAATTTTATATTTTTTAGAGGCGGCGAAAGAGTTTAAGGAGCTAAATTTAAGCCAAGTGAAAAAAAATGACTATCTTCGTGGAAAGACCACGATCAACGCATTTTATGAAAACTCGACAAGAACTAGAACATCCTTTGAGATCGCAGCAAAGAGACTTGGAGCTGATACGATAAATTTCAGCTCGTCAAGCTCTAGCGTGACAAAGGGCGAGAGCCTAAATGACACGATGAATAACATGGCTGCTATGAGAAGTGACATCATCGTACTTCGTCACCCAAGCTCTGGAGCGGCGAAATTTGCAGCTGATAGGACAGAAGCTAGCGTCGTAAATGCAGGGGACGGCACAAATGAGCACCCAAGCCAAGCTTTACTTGATCTTTTCACGCTAAGAGAGCATGGCAAAATTTTGGATAAAAACCTAAACGTGGCGATCATTGGTGACATCGCCAGAAGCCGCGTGGCAAGGTCTGACATCTGGGCGATGAAGAAATTTGGCATAAATTTAAAGCTCTTTGCGCCAAGGATGATGATGCCAAAAGACGCTGAGGTCTTTGAGTCTAGAATTTGCAAAAATATGGAGGAGGCTTGCGAGGGCAGTGACGTCATCATCATGCTTCGCATCCAGCTAGAGCGTGGCGGTGCGGACGTGGCATTTCCAAGCTCGAGGGAGTACTCGAAATTTTTTGGACTAAATAAAAATAGGATAAAGCTAGCCAAACCTGATGCGATCGTGTTGCACCCAGGACCGATAAATAGAGGCGTGGAGCTAAACTCAGATGTGGCTGATGGCGCGCACTCAGTCATACTAAATCAAGTTGAAAACGGCGTTGCTATAAGAATGGCGATACTAAATACGCTTGCAAAAAATAGGGGCTAA
- the rpsO gene encoding 30S ribosomal protein S15 produces the protein MALDSAKKAQIVAKFARKDGDTGSPEVQIALLTARITELTEHLKIFKKDFSSRLGLLKLVGQRKRLLKYLKNKDYTTYSKLISELGLRDK, from the coding sequence ATGGCTTTGGATTCGGCTAAAAAAGCTCAAATAGTTGCGAAATTCGCTAGAAAAGATGGAGATACAGGCTCTCCAGAAGTTCAAATAGCTCTTTTAACAGCTAGAATAACTGAACTTACAGAACACCTTAAAATTTTTAAAAAAGACTTTTCATCACGCTTAGGTCTTTTGAAATTAGTTGGTCAAAGAAAAAGACTTTTAAAGTATCTTAAAAACAAAGACTACACTACATATTCAAAACTAATCTCTGAGCTTGGCTTAAGAGATAAATAA
- a CDS encoding molybdopterin oxidoreductase family protein, with protein MMKEGKVICPYCGTGCQVTLHVENNVVRAATGVEDNPVNQGNLCLKGFYGWDYVASPDRLTKPLIRKKNGVFSKDGDFEEASWDEALDLVVEKMKEAKEKYGPNSLAGNFSARCTLEDNYVAQKLMRAVIGTNNVDHCARIUHAPTVAGLAKTIGNGAATNSFTEIGTYSNCILMIGSNPENGHPIAAMHIQRALNRGAKLIVIDPIKTEFASRADIHLQLEPEHNIPVINALLYTIIEEGLVNEEFVRDHTIGIEYVKEAVKDYAPEVVAKYTRLNPEDIRAAARMYATTKPAVITHGMGVTHFNHGVGGVCDVSNLFLITGNICELGTGDLPLRGQENVQGCCDMGVLPNIFPNLGSVTDPEQRAWFEKMWHLEPGFLSSKIGVHKTEVPDAILDGKVHFFWTIGENPVISEPNTNHFLKGIAHVDFYVVQDLFLTETSLKADVILPGVASSEKEGLYTNAERRVQHNEAVITPPGDARQDWWIVCEIARRLGATDGFNFNSPEEIWEEVRKCDPRRYGGMSYYRIKKYHGLHWPCPNEDDMGGQSLYLDKKFFTPDGKGRFVPCLFVDKADKIESAKLEFAKKMNMSPEYPIMAGSVDEKTDDEYPIQLLTTRKVYQYTVGTMTRRSRAIEEGGDSIGPIAEMNPALAARYGLKQGDFIKAWSRYGYIVVKAEVTDIVPDGIIQMTFHYWESSCNELTSSGWDYISKTPTFKAAIQIKKIDEEEFLRVRELKREKFQTSKIIYDDFHHHGNAAINE; from the coding sequence ATGATGAAAGAAGGCAAAGTCATCTGTCCTTATTGTGGGACGGGCTGTCAGGTTACCTTGCATGTGGAAAATAACGTCGTTCGTGCCGCAACTGGCGTTGAAGATAATCCAGTTAATCAAGGAAATTTATGCTTAAAAGGCTTTTACGGCTGGGACTATGTAGCAAGCCCGGATAGACTTACAAAACCACTCATCAGAAAGAAAAATGGCGTATTTTCAAAGGATGGTGATTTTGAGGAAGCCAGCTGGGACGAAGCACTTGACCTTGTCGTAGAAAAGATGAAAGAAGCCAAAGAGAAATACGGTCCTAACTCACTAGCAGGAAATTTCTCAGCACGCTGTACGCTTGAGGACAACTACGTCGCACAAAAGCTAATGCGCGCTGTAATTGGCACAAACAACGTCGACCACTGTGCTAGAATTTGACACGCTCCGACAGTAGCAGGACTTGCTAAAACAATCGGAAACGGAGCTGCCACAAATAGCTTTACGGAGATTGGCACTTATAGTAACTGTATATTAATGATAGGCTCAAACCCAGAAAATGGTCACCCAATCGCAGCTATGCACATCCAAAGAGCGCTAAACCGCGGTGCAAAACTTATCGTTATTGATCCTATCAAGACCGAGTTTGCAAGTAGAGCCGACATTCACTTACAACTAGAGCCAGAGCACAATATCCCAGTTATCAACGCACTTCTTTACACTATCATAGAAGAAGGCCTTGTAAATGAAGAATTTGTAAGAGATCACACAATAGGCATTGAGTATGTCAAAGAAGCTGTAAAAGACTATGCTCCAGAGGTCGTGGCTAAATACACAAGGCTAAATCCAGAGGATATCAGAGCAGCTGCTAGAATGTACGCTACCACAAAGCCAGCTGTCATCACTCACGGCATGGGCGTGACTCACTTTAACCACGGCGTTGGCGGAGTTTGCGATGTATCAAATTTATTCTTGATCACTGGCAACATCTGCGAGCTTGGCACAGGTGACTTACCATTACGTGGACAAGAAAATGTTCAAGGATGCTGCGATATGGGTGTTTTACCAAATATATTCCCAAATCTTGGCTCAGTAACTGATCCAGAGCAAAGAGCTTGGTTTGAAAAAATGTGGCACCTAGAACCTGGATTTTTGAGCTCAAAAATAGGCGTTCACAAAACCGAAGTACCTGATGCGATCCTTGATGGCAAAGTGCATTTCTTCTGGACTATCGGCGAAAATCCGGTCATCTCTGAGCCAAATACAAACCACTTCTTAAAAGGTATCGCTCATGTTGATTTCTACGTCGTGCAAGATCTATTCTTAACCGAGACTTCACTAAAAGCTGACGTCATACTTCCTGGCGTTGCAAGTAGCGAGAAAGAAGGACTTTATACAAACGCAGAGCGCCGCGTACAGCACAACGAAGCAGTCATTACACCTCCAGGAGATGCTAGACAAGACTGGTGGATCGTTTGTGAGATCGCACGCCGTTTAGGAGCAACTGATGGATTTAACTTCAACTCACCAGAAGAAATTTGGGAAGAAGTTAGAAAATGCGACCCAAGACGATATGGCGGTATGAGTTATTATCGTATCAAAAAATATCACGGACTACACTGGCCATGTCCAAATGAAGATGACATGGGCGGTCAGAGCCTCTATCTTGATAAGAAATTTTTCACACCTGATGGCAAAGGTCGTTTTGTGCCATGCCTCTTTGTGGATAAGGCCGATAAGATCGAGAGCGCAAAACTTGAGTTTGCTAAGAAGATGAATATGTCGCCTGAGTATCCTATCATGGCTGGCTCAGTCGATGAAAAGACTGACGATGAGTATCCGATACAGCTTTTAACTACAAGAAAGGTCTATCAATACACCGTTGGCACCATGACAAGACGCTCACGAGCGATTGAAGAAGGCGGAGATAGCATCGGACCTATCGCCGAAATGAATCCAGCACTTGCAGCAAGATATGGCTTAAAACAAGGCGACTTCATCAAAGCATGGAGTAGATACGGCTACATCGTCGTAAAAGCTGAAGTAACAGACATCGTGCCTGATGGCATCATCCAGATGACTTTCCACTACTGGGAGAGCTCTTGCAATGAGCTAACAAGCAGTGGCTGGGACTACATCAGTAAGACTCCGACATTTAAAGCAGCTATTCAGATCAAAAAGATCGATGAAGAGGAATTTTTACGAGTTCGCGAGCTAAAACGCGAGAAATTCCAAACTTCAAAGATCATCTACGATGACTTCCACCACCATGGAAACGCAGCGATAAATGAGTAA
- a CDS encoding tetratricopeptide repeat protein, with protein MKKILVLAAAVFALNAMANENLDKANELYAKKNFNEAYLAFNKACGDGEKKACTMNAIMLFNGDGVAKDRVQAEKIFTKMCDENEGMACEKLGEMIAYGLVKDKDANEAKNEEKAKALFKKACDNGYQPACDFVAK; from the coding sequence ATGAAGAAAATTTTAGTTTTAGCGGCGGCAGTTTTTGCGCTAAATGCTATGGCAAATGAAAATTTAGACAAGGCAAATGAGCTTTATGCAAAGAAAAATTTCAACGAGGCCTATCTTGCTTTTAATAAAGCATGCGGCGATGGCGAGAAAAAAGCTTGCACGATGAATGCGATCATGCTATTTAACGGCGACGGTGTGGCAAAAGATAGAGTTCAGGCTGAGAAAATTTTTACAAAAATGTGTGATGAAAACGAGGGCATGGCTTGCGAAAAACTAGGTGAAATGATCGCTTATGGCCTTGTAAAAGATAAAGACGCAAACGAAGCAAAGAACGAAGAAAAAGCAAAGGCTTTATTTAAAAAAGCTTGTGATAACGGCTACCAACCAGCTTGCGACTTCGTAGCAAAATAA
- a CDS encoding dihydroorotase, translating to MKIAIINGTIVNSDEKFKANILIENGKIAKIGSEKFDADKVIDATNKLVMPGLIDMHVHFRDPGQEYKDDIISGSQAAVAGGVTTCLCMANTNPVNDNASITRAMIEKAKNCGLIDLLPIAAISKGLGGNEIVEMGDLIDAGAVAFSDDGLPVTSSSVMRAALEYSSMFNSFCISHSEDCSLCRQGVMHEGKVSAILGLRGMAREKEEIAVSRDMLLAKLTKAHIHIAHVSSEYSLKIIEMGKKEGINITCEATPHHFSFSDDEILKNAYDTNFKMSPPLREISDVKAVREALKSGLIDVIATDHAPHHTDEKIVEFDKAPFGIIGLQTLVPLTLKLVNEGVISLERMVELTSTNAAKMLNLKDKGKLAEGMLADIAVIDPEIEYIYDEKINRSKSINSPLFGKKLKGAATTTIKSGKIVYEFGK from the coding sequence ATGAAAATAGCAATAATTAACGGCACTATCGTAAATAGCGACGAGAAATTTAAGGCAAATATCCTAATAGAAAACGGCAAAATAGCCAAAATAGGAAGTGAGAAATTTGATGCTGATAAAGTCATCGACGCTACAAATAAGCTCGTCATGCCAGGACTTATCGACATGCACGTGCACTTTCGCGATCCTGGTCAAGAGTATAAAGACGACATCATCTCAGGCTCGCAGGCAGCGGTGGCTGGAGGAGTGACAACCTGCCTTTGCATGGCAAATACAAACCCAGTAAATGATAACGCCTCGATCACAAGGGCGATGATAGAAAAGGCTAAAAACTGCGGACTGATCGATCTTTTGCCAATCGCGGCCATTAGCAAAGGGCTTGGTGGCAATGAGATCGTTGAAATGGGCGATCTTATAGATGCTGGCGCAGTTGCATTTAGTGACGATGGCCTACCAGTGACTAGCTCAAGCGTGATGAGGGCGGCGCTTGAGTACTCAAGCATGTTTAACAGCTTTTGCATAAGCCACTCAGAGGACTGCTCGCTTTGCAGGCAGGGCGTCATGCACGAGGGCAAGGTCTCAGCCATACTTGGACTTCGCGGCATGGCGAGAGAGAAAGAGGAGATCGCAGTGAGCCGTGATATGCTGCTTGCAAAGCTCACTAAAGCGCACATCCACATCGCTCACGTAAGCTCGGAGTACTCGCTAAAGATCATCGAAATGGGCAAAAAAGAGGGCATAAACATCACTTGCGAGGCCACACCTCACCACTTTAGCTTTAGCGACGATGAAATTTTGAAAAATGCCTACGATACAAATTTCAAAATGTCACCGCCACTTCGTGAGATAAGCGACGTAAAAGCGGTAAGAGAGGCGCTAAAAAGCGGTCTCATAGACGTTATCGCCACAGACCATGCCCCACATCACACGGACGAAAAGATAGTGGAATTTGACAAGGCGCCATTTGGTATCATCGGACTTCAAACTCTTGTACCGCTTACTTTAAAACTCGTAAATGAGGGCGTTATAAGCCTAGAGCGCATGGTGGAGCTAACATCTACAAATGCGGCTAAAATGCTAAATTTAAAAGACAAAGGTAAGCTCGCAGAGGGCATGCTGGCTGACATTGCGGTGATAGATCCTGAGATCGAGTATATCTACGACGAAAAGATAAACCGCTCAAAATCTATAAACTCTCCACTCTTTGGTAAAAAACTAAAAGGCGCAGCGACTACCACGATAAAAAGTGGCAAGATCGTTTATGAGTTTGGAAAATAA
- a CDS encoding M28 family peptidase produces the protein MSKSEILKKFETLTTIPHCSYETDKMRDFLASYAKDKGCEVTVDSFGNIHAFKGKPKICLQSHYDMVCMGDAPKIEIVYGDDGYMRAKNSSLGADNGIGVAIMMQMISEFDDIECLFTNNEEVGMIGATGFSGDLKADKLLNLDSEEDDRVTIGCAGGINLFATIALDSKKTKESTLYEVKASGLPGGHSGNEIHKNIPNAIKILATFVTKNGCKLVKFEGGERSNSIPSSATALVLSDKELKSECENLSVKKLGTGDEILENGEKILALINSFSQGVRAYNCELGIPQDSVNLSLAKIKDDGTLEVEFFARSMSKDGLNRMEFEISELAKAVGFSVISKDRNPAWKPINDKFANDILEELKIYKPEARITAVHAGLECGVLLEKKAGLSACSIGPNIYSPHSTREHCEVASALFIEKVVRGIVKKYNS, from the coding sequence ATGTCAAAGAGTGAAATTTTAAAGAAATTTGAGACACTTACTACGATACCGCACTGCAGTTATGAGACTGATAAGATGCGTGATTTTCTAGCTAGCTATGCAAAAGATAAGGGCTGTGAGGTCACAGTCGATAGCTTTGGCAACATTCACGCGTTTAAAGGCAAACCAAAAATTTGCTTACAAAGCCACTACGATATGGTCTGCATGGGCGATGCTCCAAAGATCGAGATAGTTTATGGCGATGATGGCTACATGAGAGCCAAAAACTCATCTCTTGGCGCAGATAACGGCATCGGCGTGGCTATCATGATGCAGATGATAAGCGAATTTGACGACATTGAGTGCCTCTTTACAAACAACGAAGAAGTTGGCATGATCGGAGCTACTGGCTTTAGTGGCGATCTCAAAGCCGATAAGCTTTTAAATTTAGACAGCGAAGAGGACGACCGCGTCACTATCGGCTGTGCTGGCGGCATAAATTTATTTGCCACTATCGCGCTAGATAGTAAAAAAACAAAAGAGAGTACACTTTATGAAGTAAAAGCAAGCGGCCTACCAGGCGGTCACTCTGGCAATGAGATACACAAAAATATCCCAAATGCGATCAAGATTTTGGCCACATTTGTCACTAAAAATGGCTGCAAACTTGTTAAATTTGAAGGTGGCGAGCGAAGCAACTCTATCCCAAGTAGCGCAACTGCGCTAGTTTTAAGCGACAAAGAGCTAAAGAGCGAGTGTGAGAATTTAAGCGTGAAAAAGCTTGGCACGGGAGATGAGATTTTAGAAAATGGCGAGAAAATTTTAGCTCTTATTAACTCATTTTCTCAAGGTGTAAGAGCCTATAACTGCGAGCTAGGCATACCACAAGATAGTGTCAATCTCTCACTTGCAAAGATCAAAGATGATGGCACACTTGAAGTGGAGTTTTTTGCAAGATCAATGAGTAAAGACGGTCTAAATAGAATGGAATTTGAAATTTCAGAGCTTGCAAAAGCGGTTGGTTTTAGCGTTATCAGTAAAGATAGAAACCCAGCTTGGAAACCTATAAATGATAAATTTGCAAACGATATCTTAGAAGAGCTTAAAATTTATAAGCCAGAAGCTAGGATAACAGCCGTGCACGCAGGTCTTGAGTGTGGAGTACTTTTAGAGAAAAAAGCGGGTCTTAGTGCTTGTTCTATTGGACCAAACATCTACTCACCGCACTCAACAAGAGAGCACTGCGAAGTCGCCTCAGCACTTTTCATCGAGAAAGTTGTTCGCGGTATCGTTAAAAAATATAACTCATAA
- a CDS encoding DHH family phosphoesterase, producing the protein MKIYHLSHTDLDGYGAQYITNFYFKDVKFLNSNYGREIDDKFAQILSEIDVSNDDKNVILITDLNLTLAQCESFEEMIKGKNIKLFLLDHHQSGAECASAYAWYFLDSSRCATKITYDFFAGIFGKNKELEIFSDVVNAVDIWLKDDKNFEMGKVCLGLVANAKEINKVMFEAENNLYMDHILKEASKFFNEKNDYIGLDMQVHAIKKSFFKEDKDDTLSNLISNYVVKKLSENKEKFSINYKDHKGILTYNVGNVSVIGNDFLVANPEFDFFIDVTNKKTLSFRANGKLDVSAMAKHLVGGGGHVNASGGLFANFKDGFSYEPIKAQIIDLITKKTQEEI; encoded by the coding sequence ATGAAAATTTATCACCTCTCACACACCGATCTTGACGGATACGGCGCGCAATACATAACAAATTTTTACTTCAAAGATGTGAAATTTCTAAACTCAAACTACGGCAGAGAGATAGATGATAAATTTGCTCAAATTCTATCTGAGATAGATGTCTCCAATGATGATAAAAACGTCATTTTAATCACTGATCTAAATTTAACTCTAGCTCAGTGCGAGAGCTTTGAGGAGATGATAAAGGGTAAAAATATAAAGCTATTTTTGCTAGATCATCACCAAAGCGGTGCCGAGTGCGCGAGCGCTTATGCTTGGTATTTTTTAGATAGCTCAAGATGTGCTACAAAGATCACTTATGACTTTTTTGCAGGCATTTTTGGTAAAAACAAAGAGCTTGAAATTTTTAGTGACGTCGTAAATGCCGTGGATATCTGGCTAAAAGATGATAAAAATTTTGAGATGGGAAAGGTTTGTTTGGGACTTGTGGCAAATGCTAAAGAGATAAACAAGGTAATGTTTGAAGCTGAAAACAACCTCTATATGGATCACATCCTAAAAGAAGCAAGCAAATTTTTTAACGAAAAAAACGACTATATCGGCCTTGATATGCAGGTGCATGCTATTAAGAAGTCATTTTTCAAAGAGGATAAAGACGACACGCTAAGCAACCTGATCTCAAACTACGTCGTAAAAAAACTTAGTGAAAATAAAGAGAAATTTAGCATAAACTATAAAGATCATAAAGGAATTTTAACCTACAATGTCGGCAACGTTTCGGTTATTGGCAACGACTTTTTAGTGGCAAATCCTGAATTTGACTTCTTTATCGACGTGACAAACAAAAAAACGCTAAGTTTTCGTGCAAATGGCAAGCTAGACGTTAGTGCCATGGCAAAACACCTAGTTGGCGGCGGCGGGCATGTTAATGCAAGTGGTGGGCTATTTGCAAATTTCAAAGATGGCTTTAGTTATGAGCCGATTAAAGCCCAGATAATCGATCTAATAACCAAAAAAACACAGGAGGAGATATGA
- a CDS encoding heavy-metal-associated domain-containing protein, with product MRKILVLALLVAASYADKKIEISVPSMHCPLCTAIVRKAALSVEGVKKADVSLKERKAVVIADDKLDEKELLKAVDATGYKGEIK from the coding sequence ATGCGTAAAATTTTAGTTTTAGCCCTTTTGGTGGCTGCAAGCTACGCTGATAAAAAGATAGAAATTTCAGTGCCTAGCATGCACTGTCCGCTTTGCACAGCGATAGTGCGAAAGGCCGCCCTTAGCGTTGAGGGCGTAAAAAAAGCAGATGTATCGCTAAAAGAGCGAAAAGCTGTCGTTATAGCAGATGATAAGCTCGATGAAAAAGAGCTTTTAAAAGCAGTCGATGCGACTGGCTATAAGGGCGAGATAAAATAA